AAAATTCTACAATATTCGCAAATGCCTTGAGATTTAACTAGTAGCAACAATGAGATGAAATAAGCTAGATAGACAAATATTAAATCGCAAGAAAAATTGACAAAGAGGAAGTTAAAAGCTTAACGTTAATTGAAAAATCCATTAATCCAACAGCAAAAGCTTGCAACTTAATACAGCAAAAGTAGTATCAAATTCcgggaagaaagaaaacaactgAAGCAAACGAAACACAAATGGAGAAAAGGGGAGAAACCGAGAGACTAGCGGGGGTAGGTAGAAGTGTCTATTTAGATCGCTGTCTCATCTTTCGTCTCTTCCTCTTCAACCTCCTCATACGCTTCTTCTTCCACTGAAccaacaaaccacaaaaaaaaccagatccacaattaataattaatcatttaGAACGAAAATGACTATATCTTGGCTCAAAGTATGTAACAAGATAAAGCAGATGAATCAAACTACGAACTCAGTAAGATTGGGAGATCAGTTTACCTTAGCTCTCATCACTCCTTTTTgctcaaaaccctaatcctgcTGAGAGAGGTGACACCAGATGATGGAAagatggaatatatatattcttaaaaccCTAGACAATGAAACGAGATAAATGATAGGCTTTTAATATTGGGCCTTCAAGGCCCATATATCCTCCGAACACAAGTTTTAGCCCAATAATCTCAAGCGCAGTactgttgtcttcttcttcttcatttctaaAGTTCCGGCTTAAACCCTTTTTATCCCCGTCGACCTTAAATCCGACGATGTCTCTTCTCCGGCGATTCGTTAAAGAAGCAAACAATTCCAGATTTCTCATTCAATCGATCTCGGGACGTTCATTCTCAACCGTAAATCCCAATCCAATTTCTCCTCCTCGTCATCGTCGTACTACCGCCGAATTCGATAACCTCATATTCGAAGCCGGAAGCTCCGGCGACTTCGAAGCCGTACGCCGTCTACTCAACAACCGCGTCGTAAACGCTTGTTTCAACACCACCGCAACATTCAAATTCCTAACGAACACCGACTCTTACTCCTCCTCCTTAGAAGATCTCCGCCGTGTTTTGCCTCATACCGACGCCGGCTACACTCGGAAACACGCCTACGAAACTCTCATCGCGCGTCTCTGCAAACTCAACCGGATCGACGACGCTCTTACCTTGATCAAAGATATGGCGATCGGAAAATTCGAGCTCTCAACCTCCACGTTTCATCCGATCTTAAACACGCTCacgaagaagaacaagatcGAGGAAGCGTGGCGCGTGGTGGAACTGATGAGATCTCACGCCGTTCCGATGGACGTGACGTCATACAATTACTTTTTGACTTCGCATTGTTACGACGGCGACGTGGCGGAGGCGAGCAAGGTGTTGAGGAAGATGGAGGAAGACGAGGAGGGAAAGGTTATGTCCCCGGACACGCGTACTTACGACGCGCTTGTGTTAGGCGCGTGTAATTCGGGGAAGGTTGAAGCGGCGATGGCGATACTGAGGAGGATGGAGGAAGAAGGGTTACCGGTGTTGTACGCCACGCATGCGCACGTTATTGGTGTGATGGTGGAGAGTGGCTATTATGCGCTGAGCGTTGAGTTTGTGATGGCTTACGCCGGGAGAGATAAGAGATTGGATGAAGAGAACTGGGGGAGTTTGGCTAGTAAGCTCATCAAGAGGAAGAGGTTTAATGAAGCTAAGCTAGTTTTGAAGGAGATGAATGTTAGAGGATTGAGGATGGGTGATGCTTTACGTGATTTTTATCAGACCAATGTGTTAAAGTCTTGATTTTGATTCTATTAGAAAAGAGACCAATGTGGTAAATGAATCTGTATGTATTTGTGTTGTGGCTTCAAGTTCAAGAGTTCTTGTGCAAGTATGGATTTTACGATTCtctcaagcttttttttttttttttcatgaaagaGAAGTTATCAGATAGATGGTGaactgttttgtttaatttacaaGGGAGCAACATTTACAGCACAGTACacttttctagttttattttcaagGACAAGGAGAGGGTATATACTTCCTTCTACTTCTTGGGTGGATTGGGT
The Camelina sativa cultivar DH55 chromosome 6, Cs, whole genome shotgun sequence genome window above contains:
- the LOC104791892 gene encoding pentatricopeptide repeat-containing protein At3g56030-like; amino-acid sequence: MSLLRRFVKEANNSRFLIQSISGRSFSTVNPNPISPPRHRRTTAEFDNLIFEAGSSGDFEAVRRLLNNRVVNACFNTTATFKFLTNTDSYSSSLEDLRRVLPHTDAGYTRKHAYETLIARLCKLNRIDDALTLIKDMAIGKFELSTSTFHPILNTLTKKNKIEEAWRVVELMRSHAVPMDVTSYNYFLTSHCYDGDVAEASKVLRKMEEDEEGKVMSPDTRTYDALVLGACNSGKVEAAMAILRRMEEEGLPVLYATHAHVIGVMVESGYYALSVEFVMAYAGRDKRLDEENWGSLASKLIKRKRFNEAKLVLKEMNVRGLRMGDALRDFYQTNVLKS